In Sphingobium sp. Cam5-1, the following proteins share a genomic window:
- a CDS encoding efflux RND transporter periplasmic adaptor subunit, producing the protein MPLRSALSTSRYAQLGAAFCLLATACGQSKPPEKKQVEVGVVTLQAQDVTVSTELPGRTASTLMSEVRPQVAGVVQKRLFTEGSYVHAGQPLYQIDPSLYRASRDEAQAALANAQATAVAAQAKARRYQALGQTEAVSAQERDDVVAASRQASAAIQQARASLQTASINLRFTEVRAPISGRIGRSSVTPGALVTASQAAPLATIQQLDPIFVDITQSSAQLLALRRNLAAGKALPASATIRLKLDDGSDYPLEGRIEFAEPIVDPNSGTITLRARFPNPDSLLLPGMFVRVVAPQAVVPNGILAPQQGISRDPKGNATALVVNRANKVEQRTVTTAQAIGDKWLVTAGLKSGDRLIVEGTDKVKPGDTVRAATVGQGS; encoded by the coding sequence ATGCCGCTGCGCTCTGCACTCTCCACGTCCCGCTACGCTCAATTAGGCGCGGCATTTTGTTTGCTCGCGACTGCATGCGGCCAAAGCAAACCGCCTGAGAAAAAGCAGGTCGAAGTGGGCGTAGTCACGCTTCAGGCGCAGGACGTTACCGTATCGACAGAGCTACCCGGACGTACCGCTTCGACGCTGATGTCTGAGGTGCGACCTCAAGTTGCTGGGGTCGTTCAGAAGCGCCTCTTTACCGAAGGCTCCTACGTGCATGCGGGCCAGCCATTATATCAGATTGATCCATCCCTCTACCGCGCCTCTCGCGACGAAGCGCAAGCTGCGCTAGCCAATGCGCAGGCGACGGCGGTTGCGGCTCAGGCCAAGGCGCGCCGCTATCAAGCGCTTGGGCAGACAGAGGCCGTAAGCGCGCAGGAGCGGGACGACGTGGTCGCGGCTTCGCGGCAAGCAAGCGCCGCCATCCAACAAGCGCGCGCTTCGCTTCAGACTGCCAGCATAAACCTGCGCTTTACCGAAGTCCGGGCACCGATCAGCGGGCGCATTGGCCGTTCCTCAGTTACGCCGGGCGCATTGGTCACAGCCAGTCAAGCTGCCCCCCTCGCCACGATCCAGCAGCTTGACCCGATCTTTGTCGACATTACCCAGTCCAGCGCGCAGCTCCTGGCGCTGCGCCGCAATCTGGCTGCGGGTAAAGCACTACCCGCCAGTGCCACCATCCGGCTGAAACTGGACGATGGCAGCGACTATCCGCTTGAAGGCCGCATAGAATTCGCCGAGCCCATCGTGGACCCCAATAGCGGCACCATCACCCTGCGCGCGCGCTTCCCCAATCCTGACAGTCTCCTCCTCCCCGGCATGTTCGTGCGCGTCGTGGCCCCGCAGGCCGTCGTCCCCAATGGCATACTCGCGCCCCAACAGGGGATCAGCCGTGACCCCAAGGGCAATGCCACCGCACTTGTCGTCAATCGCGCGAACAAGGTGGAGCAACGCACCGTCACTACGGCACAGGCGATAGGCGACAAATGGCTCGTGACAGCAGGCCTCAAGTCCGGTGATCGGCTGATCGTCGAAGGAACGGACAAGGTGAAGCCGGGCGATACCGTCCGCGCCGCAACCGTCGGCCAGGGGAGTTAG